In Allomuricauda ruestringensis DSM 13258, the following proteins share a genomic window:
- a CDS encoding Dabb family protein: MKTTAITLFAALLFASCGEQPKKETTEKEEEKTVKETEATAVPKLRHVVLFKFKETSSEADIQQVEEAFNALPSKISEIKGYEWGTNNSPENLNKGLTHCYFLTFASEEDRDTYLTHPDHVAFGDIAGPHIADVLVVDYWTE, encoded by the coding sequence ATGAAAACCACCGCAATCACCCTTTTTGCCGCACTATTATTTGCCAGTTGTGGCGAACAACCTAAAAAAGAAACCACCGAAAAAGAAGAAGAAAAAACTGTGAAAGAAACGGAGGCAACAGCAGTACCAAAATTGCGCCACGTAGTATTGTTCAAATTTAAGGAAACCTCTTCCGAAGCCGATATACAACAGGTAGAAGAGGCCTTTAACGCCTTGCCCTCCAAAATTTCCGAAATAAAGGGCTACGAATGGGGCACGAACAACAGCCCGGAGAATTTAAACAAAGGACTTACGCATTGCTATTTCCTGACCTTTGCCAGCGAAGAAGACCGAGACACTTATCTTACCCACCCCGACCATGTAGCGTTTGGCGATATTGCCGGCCCACACATTGCGGATGTGCTGGTGGTGGATTATTGGACGGAGTAA
- a CDS encoding alpha/beta hydrolase has product MKYFFAYLFCVLLGPTQLLFGQDGNTIELGNTLSIHSQILNENRNLLVSLPDSYQDPYKANSTYPIIILLDGFVHFKVTSGIVGFMGSRTNRNYLMPETIVVAIENVDRERDFTVTKLKTKRPNTMGGGKNFLNFIEKELIPFLDDKYRTTSHRTLIGHSLGGLLTINAYLGEAKLFDAYLAIDPSIWWDETVMLEKVKSTTQTSIGKKLYVATANQGKANYERNKKRHDSFIAFLQERWGEKLTIKQDYFEKEDHRSVPLPAIYEGLKYLNKTVEQ; this is encoded by the coding sequence ATGAAATATTTCTTCGCCTACCTTTTTTGTGTTCTTCTCGGTCCAACCCAACTCTTATTTGGTCAAGACGGAAACACTATTGAACTTGGCAACACTTTATCGATACACTCACAGATCCTCAATGAGAATCGCAATCTCTTAGTAAGCTTACCTGATTCTTACCAAGACCCATACAAAGCCAATTCAACGTATCCGATAATTATTTTATTGGATGGATTTGTTCACTTTAAAGTCACTTCTGGCATTGTAGGTTTTATGGGTTCACGCACCAATCGAAACTATTTGATGCCAGAAACTATTGTGGTTGCCATAGAAAATGTAGATCGTGAACGGGATTTTACGGTTACCAAACTAAAGACCAAACGGCCAAACACAATGGGTGGGGGCAAAAATTTCCTGAATTTTATTGAAAAAGAATTGATTCCATTCTTGGATGACAAATACCGAACAACCTCACATCGAACCTTAATCGGCCATTCCCTTGGAGGTTTGTTGACCATTAACGCCTATTTGGGCGAAGCTAAGCTGTTTGACGCCTATTTAGCCATAGACCCCAGCATTTGGTGGGACGAAACTGTTATGCTTGAAAAAGTAAAGAGTACAACACAGACCTCTATCGGCAAAAAATTGTATGTAGCGACCGCTAACCAAGGAAAAGCCAATTATGAACGAAACAAAAAGCGACACGATAGCTTCATAGCATTTTTGCAAGAGCGTTGGGGTGAAAAACTAACGATAAAGCAGGACTATTTTGAAAAAGAGGACCATCGTTCTGTTCCACTTCCAGCAATTTACGAAGGGTTAAAATATCTAAACAAAACAGTTGAGCAATAA
- a CDS encoding NupC/NupG family nucleoside CNT transporter, with amino-acid sequence MAKKTQSLLILLFICSVTFGQDSLPADSLNIAIGSTITENIPQQGATEIIPNQGFTITTLLRGALGMAALILISFLFSSNRKAINWKTVGIGLSLQILIAIGVLKVRFIQYLFDQVGNIFVNILDFTRAGSQFLFEGLVVDMDTFGYIFAFQVLPTIIFFSALTSVLYYLGVIQVVVKWMAWLLSKTLGISGAESLSVAGNIFLGQTEAPLLIKAYLEKMNKSEILLVMIGGMATVAGAVLAAYIGFLGGDDPELRLVFAKHLLAASVMAAPGAIVISKILYPQTEKVNTDVEVSSEKIGANILDAIANGTTEGLKLALNVGAMLLVFVAFIAMINGILGWVGDVTTFNNWIAANSPYESFSLESILGTVFAPLMWLIGVANEDIMLMGQLLGIKLAASEFVGYIQLADLKNVTSGVHFTYNKSVIMATYMLCGFANFASIGIQIGGIGSLAPGQRKVLSSFGMKAVLGGSLASLLSATIAGMILG; translated from the coding sequence ATGGCGAAAAAGACCCAAAGTTTACTGATACTTTTATTCATTTGTTCGGTCACTTTCGGCCAAGATTCATTGCCCGCAGATTCACTTAACATTGCCATTGGCTCCACCATTACGGAGAATATCCCACAACAGGGAGCAACAGAAATCATCCCCAACCAAGGGTTTACCATTACCACTTTGTTACGTGGTGCTTTGGGTATGGCGGCGCTCATCCTTATTTCATTTTTGTTCAGTTCCAACCGAAAAGCCATTAATTGGAAAACGGTGGGCATAGGCCTATCCCTTCAAATATTGATAGCCATTGGAGTATTAAAGGTTCGTTTTATTCAATACCTATTTGATCAGGTAGGAAACATTTTTGTAAATATTTTGGACTTTACCCGGGCAGGAAGCCAATTCCTGTTTGAAGGGCTTGTGGTGGATATGGACACCTTCGGCTATATTTTTGCCTTTCAGGTATTGCCGACCATTATATTTTTCTCCGCTTTGACCTCGGTACTTTATTACTTGGGGGTTATTCAGGTGGTGGTTAAATGGATGGCGTGGTTACTTTCCAAAACTTTGGGAATATCCGGGGCTGAAAGTCTTTCCGTGGCAGGTAACATTTTTTTGGGTCAGACCGAGGCCCCTTTACTGATCAAGGCCTATCTGGAAAAAATGAACAAGTCCGAAATCCTTTTGGTGATGATCGGCGGCATGGCTACCGTGGCGGGAGCCGTTTTAGCCGCCTATATTGGATTTTTAGGGGGCGACGACCCCGAACTACGCTTGGTATTTGCCAAGCACCTTTTGGCCGCATCGGTAATGGCTGCACCTGGCGCCATTGTCATTTCAAAAATATTATATCCCCAAACGGAAAAAGTAAATACCGATGTTGAGGTTTCCTCCGAAAAAATTGGTGCAAACATCTTGGATGCCATTGCCAACGGAACTACCGAAGGCTTAAAACTCGCCTTGAATGTTGGGGCCATGCTCCTGGTTTTTGTAGCTTTTATTGCTATGATCAACGGCATCTTGGGTTGGGTCGGTGATGTAACCACCTTTAATAATTGGATTGCCGCCAATTCCCCTTATGAAAGTTTTTCTTTGGAATCCATTCTAGGAACCGTGTTTGCCCCACTCATGTGGCTCATTGGTGTCGCCAACGAAGATATTATGCTCATGGGTCAGTTGCTTGGAATAAAATTGGCCGCAAGCGAATTTGTCGGATACATTCAATTGGCCGACCTTAAAAATGTGACGAGCGGTGTACACTTCACTTATAACAAATCCGTAATCATGGCCACGTATATGCTCTGTGGGTTTGCCAACTTCGCATCCATCGGCATTCAAATTGGTGGTATCGGTTCTTTAGCTCCCGGTCAGCGTAAGGTACTTTCTTCTTTTGGAATGAAGGCGGTTTTGGGCGGATCGTTAGCTTCCTTGTTGTCCGCTACCATTGCGGGGATGATTTTGGGGTAG
- a CDS encoding dihydrofolate reductase: MKRLIIIAAAGENNALGKDNDLVWHLPDDFKRFKSLTSGHKIIMGRKTLESFPKPLPNRTHIAITRDEDYTPKFPCTIVHSISEAIGLVKDNETAFIIGGGKIYKQSMAIATDIELTRVHGTFEADAFFPEIDKDQWELVNEEHHPKDDRHKYDFTYLSYTRK, translated from the coding sequence GTGAAGCGATTGATCATTATTGCAGCCGCAGGTGAAAACAATGCCTTGGGCAAGGACAACGACCTTGTGTGGCACTTACCGGATGATTTTAAGCGTTTTAAAAGTTTGACCTCCGGGCACAAAATAATCATGGGCCGGAAGACCTTGGAAAGCTTCCCGAAACCATTGCCCAACCGAACGCACATCGCCATTACAAGAGATGAAGATTACACGCCAAAGTTCCCTTGCACCATTGTGCACTCCATTAGTGAGGCCATTGGTTTGGTGAAAGACAATGAAACTGCTTTTATTATTGGTGGCGGCAAAATTTACAAACAATCCATGGCCATTGCCACGGACATAGAGCTCACACGGGTACATGGCACTTTTGAGGCCGATGCTTTTTTTCCTGAAATTGATAAGGACCAATGGGAGTTGGTGAATGAAGAACATCATCCAAAGGATGATAGGCACAAGTACGATTTTACTTACCTTTCGTATACCAGAAAATAG
- a CDS encoding isoamylase early set domain-containing protein, whose protein sequence is MAIKKQYLKSKPVCKVTFTVAAEEAKSVAVVGDFNKWNPKKSSLKKLKNGTFKGTFDLPVENSYEFRYLIDGNYTNDSEADRFQWNDYAGTENAVLEV, encoded by the coding sequence ATGGCGATCAAAAAACAATACCTAAAGAGCAAGCCTGTTTGCAAAGTAACTTTTACTGTTGCTGCAGAAGAGGCAAAATCAGTTGCTGTAGTTGGGGATTTCAATAAATGGAACCCCAAGAAGAGTAGCTTGAAGAAATTAAAGAACGGAACCTTTAAGGGTACGTTTGACCTGCCTGTGGAGAACAGCTACGAATTTAGATACTTGATCGACGGTAATTACACCAACGATTCCGAGGCCGATCGTTTCCAGTGGAACGACTACGCGGGCACCGAAAACGCCGTTTTGGAAGTATAA
- a CDS encoding thymidylate synthase yields the protein MKQYHDLLKHVLEHGNQKGDRTGTGTLSVFGYQMRFDLSEGFPMVTTKKLHLKSIVHELLWFLKGDTNVAYLQENGVRIWNEWADENGDLGPVYGHQWRNWNSEEIDQIKDVVETLKNNPNSRRMLVSAWNPSVMPDTSVSFSENVANGKAALPPCHAFFQFYVADGKLSCQLYQRSADIFLGVPFNIASYALFTLMMAQVCGYQPGEFIHTFGDAHIYNNHMEQVELQLSRNPRPLPTMQLNPEVKDIFSFTFDDFELQNYDPHPHIKGVVAV from the coding sequence ATGAAACAATACCACGACCTTCTTAAACACGTATTGGAGCACGGGAACCAAAAAGGCGACCGTACAGGAACAGGAACCTTGAGCGTTTTTGGCTATCAAATGCGATTTGACCTCTCCGAGGGCTTTCCCATGGTGACCACCAAAAAATTGCACCTGAAATCCATTGTTCACGAACTTTTGTGGTTTTTAAAAGGCGACACCAATGTGGCCTACCTCCAAGAAAACGGCGTGCGTATTTGGAACGAATGGGCCGATGAAAACGGTGATTTGGGCCCCGTGTACGGACACCAATGGCGCAATTGGAACAGCGAGGAAATTGACCAGATCAAGGATGTGGTGGAAACCTTGAAGAACAACCCCAATAGCCGTAGAATGTTAGTTTCTGCATGGAATCCCAGCGTAATGCCCGATACTTCGGTTTCTTTCTCGGAAAATGTGGCCAACGGAAAGGCAGCGCTTCCACCCTGCCATGCTTTTTTCCAGTTTTATGTGGCCGATGGCAAACTATCTTGCCAATTGTACCAGCGCAGTGCGGACATTTTTTTAGGGGTACCGTTCAATATTGCGTCCTATGCCCTGTTCACCTTAATGATGGCCCAAGTATGCGGTTACCAACCTGGAGAGTTTATCCACACCTTTGGTGATGCGCATATTTACAACAACCACATGGAACAGGTGGAACTGCAATTGAGCCGTAACCCACGCCCCTTGCCCACTATGCAACTGAACCCCGAAGTAAAGGACATTTTCTCTTTTACCTTTGACGATTTTGAACTGCAGAACTACGACCCGCACCCGCATATTAAAGGGGTTGTGGCGGTTTAA
- a CDS encoding aminotransferase class V-fold PLP-dependent enzyme, whose protein sequence is MQNLRKKFPVLNQCVYANTASAGLLSEDLMEWRQGHDLDYLIGGSEMKMKGFAHMPEIKKTVGKFFNCKPENVALVPNFSLGFNLLLEGLPNDKKVLLVNKDYPSVNWPFETRNFKRDYVDADEHMEENIYAKVKKGDVDILALSLVQWVDGVRIDFDFLKDLKKEFPNLIILADGTQYCGTEPFDFKNSGIDILGTSAYKWMLAGYGNGFFLVKDEVMDQFELRGIGNGSVDNDASKRNSITFCKFLEPGHLDSLNFGSLEFAVKFLDEIGQEDVQVQLQKLSKKAMSVFSDLHLLEPAIIKRKQHSTIFNIKGDEKLFNKLTEENIVASARGGGIRLSFHFYNTEDEIEAIARILKP, encoded by the coding sequence ATGCAAAACTTAAGAAAAAAATTCCCTGTTCTTAACCAATGTGTTTATGCCAATACCGCCTCCGCAGGTCTGTTGAGCGAAGATTTGATGGAATGGCGTCAAGGGCACGACCTCGATTACCTTATTGGCGGTAGCGAAATGAAAATGAAGGGCTTTGCCCACATGCCCGAAATCAAGAAAACCGTCGGAAAATTTTTCAATTGTAAGCCCGAAAATGTGGCTTTGGTCCCCAATTTTAGTTTGGGGTTCAATTTGTTGTTGGAAGGTTTGCCCAATGACAAAAAAGTGTTGCTCGTCAATAAAGATTACCCGAGTGTAAACTGGCCCTTCGAGACCCGAAATTTTAAGCGGGATTATGTGGATGCCGATGAGCACATGGAGGAAAACATATACGCTAAAGTCAAAAAGGGCGATGTGGATATTCTTGCACTCAGTTTGGTGCAATGGGTAGATGGCGTTCGTATTGATTTTGATTTTCTGAAAGATTTAAAAAAAGAGTTTCCCAACCTGATAATTCTGGCAGATGGCACCCAATATTGTGGTACAGAACCTTTTGATTTTAAAAATTCGGGGATTGATATTTTGGGGACGAGTGCCTATAAATGGATGTTGGCCGGTTATGGCAATGGCTTTTTCTTGGTGAAAGACGAAGTGATGGATCAGTTTGAGCTTCGTGGAATTGGAAACGGTTCTGTGGATAACGATGCATCCAAACGTAACAGCATAACCTTTTGTAAATTTTTGGAGCCAGGCCATTTGGATTCCCTCAATTTTGGAAGTTTGGAATTCGCCGTTAAATTTTTGGACGAAATTGGTCAGGAAGATGTGCAAGTACAATTGCAAAAACTGTCCAAAAAGGCCATGTCCGTCTTTTCTGATCTTCATCTTTTGGAACCAGCCATCATCAAAAGAAAGCAGCATAGTACTATTTTCAACATTAAGGGAGATGAAAAACTTTTCAATAAATTAACGGAAGAAAATATAGTGGCATCCGCGAGGGGAGGAGGCATCCGGTTGAGTTTTCATTTTTACAATACTGAAGATGAAATCGAAGCCATTGCAAGAATATTGAAGCCCTGA
- the murI gene encoding glutamate racemase has translation MAKPIGIFDSGVGGTSIWKEVAKILPSEKTIYLADSANAPYGEKSKEEILRLSIKNTEYLLGQGCKIVLVACNTATTNAIDYLRSHYAVPFIGIEPAIKPAALHTKTKKVGVLATKGTLSSSLFHNTSKLFAEGITVLEQEGKGLVEFIEAGKIQSKEMKTLLQGFLQPMLDQNIDCLVLGCTHYPYLMPVLKDILPEHINIIDSGEAVARQTKAVLEQHKLLSDFDGDPVHVFYTNAEVKVLKELIDSPTAQVSYLDF, from the coding sequence ATGGCAAAACCAATAGGAATATTTGACTCAGGAGTAGGGGGTACATCCATTTGGAAAGAAGTAGCAAAGATACTTCCCAGCGAAAAAACCATTTACTTGGCCGATAGCGCCAATGCTCCTTATGGTGAAAAGTCAAAAGAAGAGATTCTAAGGCTCAGCATCAAGAATACGGAATATTTACTGGGTCAAGGCTGTAAAATTGTTCTGGTGGCCTGCAATACTGCCACAACAAACGCCATAGATTACCTCCGTTCTCATTATGCTGTGCCGTTTATTGGAATTGAGCCAGCCATAAAACCTGCGGCACTACATACCAAAACCAAAAAAGTGGGGGTTTTGGCCACCAAAGGAACGCTCTCCAGCAGTTTGTTTCACAATACTTCCAAACTCTTCGCCGAAGGAATTACCGTGCTGGAACAAGAGGGCAAAGGGTTGGTGGAATTCATTGAAGCAGGTAAAATTCAATCCAAAGAGATGAAAACGCTTTTGCAAGGCTTTTTACAGCCGATGTTAGATCAAAATATAGATTGTTTGGTGCTTGGTTGTACCCATTACCCGTACTTAATGCCAGTGCTTAAGGATATATTGCCAGAACACATCAACATTATAGATTCGGGCGAAGCCGTGGCTCGCCAAACCAAAGCTGTTCTGGAGCAACATAAATTACTTTCGGATTTTGATGGTGACCCAGTGCATGTCTTTTACACCAATGCAGAGGTCAAAGTATTGAAAGAATTGATAGACAGTCCGACCGCCCAAGTGTCCTATCTGGATTTTTAA
- a CDS encoding electron transfer flavoprotein subunit alpha/FixB family protein: protein MSVLVYTESLKGKFKKNAFEVASYAHKVAQDLGTSVTAVSFNAEDDASLGVYGISKVLKVTDDSLATFNAKAYADALAQAAKAEDAKVIILSSSADSKFLAPILAAKLIAGYVPNVVAAPESTSPFVVKRTAFSNKGFAMTEISSDIKVIGVSSNAFGVVENNVSASVEDFSPSLDDDAFTVKSVEVDRIVGKATIADADIVVSGGRGLKGPENWGMVEELADVLGAATACSKPVSDMGWRPHSEHVGQTGKPVASNLYIAIGISGAIQHLAGINASKVKVVINNDPEAPFFKAADYGIVGDAFEVVPELIEKLKEFKAQNA from the coding sequence ATGTCAGTATTAGTATATACAGAATCCCTAAAGGGGAAATTCAAAAAAAACGCCTTCGAAGTAGCTTCTTATGCACATAAAGTGGCACAGGACTTAGGCACAAGCGTTACCGCGGTCTCTTTTAATGCTGAGGATGATGCCTCATTGGGAGTCTACGGAATTTCCAAGGTTTTAAAAGTCACTGATGACTCATTGGCAACTTTCAATGCCAAAGCCTACGCTGATGCATTGGCCCAAGCTGCTAAAGCAGAAGATGCCAAAGTAATTATATTGAGTTCCAGCGCGGACAGCAAATTTTTGGCACCCATCCTTGCGGCAAAATTAATTGCGGGCTACGTACCCAATGTAGTGGCTGCACCGGAAAGCACTTCCCCATTTGTGGTGAAGCGAACCGCTTTCAGTAACAAAGGATTTGCCATGACGGAGATTTCTTCCGATATCAAGGTAATCGGAGTTTCCAGCAACGCTTTTGGAGTAGTGGAAAATAACGTTTCCGCTTCTGTGGAAGATTTTAGCCCATCTTTAGATGATGATGCCTTTACAGTTAAATCCGTAGAAGTGGACAGAATAGTCGGAAAAGCGACCATTGCCGATGCCGATATTGTGGTTTCTGGGGGTCGTGGACTCAAAGGACCTGAAAATTGGGGCATGGTTGAAGAATTGGCCGATGTACTTGGAGCCGCAACGGCTTGTTCCAAACCAGTGTCCGATATGGGATGGCGTCCGCACAGCGAACACGTAGGACAAACCGGAAAACCGGTTGCGAGCAATCTTTATATTGCCATCGGTATCTCTGGGGCCATACAACATTTGGCAGGCATAAATGCTTCCAAAGTAAAAGTAGTCATCAACAACGACCCAGAAGCACCGTTCTTTAAGGCCGCAGATTATGGAATTGTTGGGGATGCTTTCGAAGTAGTACCCGAACTCATCGAAAAATTAAAGGAATTTAAAGCACAAAACGCTTAA
- a CDS encoding 2TM domain-containing protein: MLSFGKKKKPEIDLEQHELLEYAHKRIKQKKRLFIHCVIFLIGSIFLILANKVLKYGEPYDWSIWIVCAWSFLLTLHTFNVFVTYKFMGQNWERQQRERLVDLQKKRIGEIQKEIETDFPLSKINKKKDQ; the protein is encoded by the coding sequence ATGTTGTCATTTGGTAAAAAGAAGAAGCCTGAAATTGATTTGGAGCAACACGAACTTTTGGAATATGCCCATAAACGCATCAAACAAAAGAAAAGGTTGTTCATCCACTGTGTGATTTTTTTGATCGGAAGTATTTTTTTGATTCTCGCCAACAAGGTCCTCAAATACGGCGAGCCTTACGATTGGTCTATCTGGATTGTTTGCGCTTGGTCTTTTTTACTCACCCTGCACACCTTCAATGTTTTTGTAACCTACAAGTTTATGGGCCAGAATTGGGAGCGTCAACAACGTGAACGATTGGTAGATCTTCAAAAGAAACGTATCGGCGAAATCCAAAAAGAAATTGAGACGGACTTTCCGCTTTCCAAAATCAATAAAAAAAAAGATCAGTGA
- a CDS encoding RES domain-containing protein, with amino-acid sequence MDELEQITSKELESFPSLSQYKSDLSKLGKLDLSQLNVEQRLDKIYDLARTIPGSIGWMKPEQFNYHSFYRVRKNIDKSVEDITLVQTYSYPPPKACFENGRANLKGKSVFYCSNEADAAIRETKPEKDDEIYLSVWKGIAKNSIKIGNLLPPNLNRQNIWSHMAKEVFEQTINSLPSKVGDRSNHILTLYRFFAEKFRSEQKPYYLTSIISWEYLYGQMWRDFIVYPSYLSNERFCNMAFHPNSVNQNLKFDKLIKLKVMGHNSDGPIFKIGSKVGYIENTKMLWREKTGQEINLFKKIK; translated from the coding sequence ATGGATGAGCTAGAACAGATTACATCAAAAGAATTGGAATCATTTCCCAGTTTAAGTCAATATAAGTCAGATTTATCAAAACTTGGTAAACTAGATTTAAGCCAGCTTAATGTTGAGCAAAGACTAGATAAAATCTATGATTTGGCTAGAACCATCCCTGGCAGCATTGGATGGATGAAACCTGAACAATTTAATTATCATAGCTTTTATAGGGTACGTAAAAACATTGATAAATCTGTGGAAGATATAACATTAGTACAAACATATTCATACCCTCCTCCTAAGGCTTGTTTTGAGAATGGCAGAGCTAATTTAAAGGGTAAAAGTGTATTCTACTGTTCCAATGAAGCGGATGCTGCCATTAGAGAAACCAAACCAGAAAAAGATGATGAAATATATTTAAGTGTTTGGAAAGGAATTGCGAAAAATAGTATAAAAATAGGAAATCTTCTGCCTCCCAATTTAAACAGACAAAACATTTGGAGTCATATGGCTAAAGAGGTATTTGAACAAACCATTAATTCATTACCTAGTAAAGTTGGAGATAGATCTAATCATATCTTAACTCTTTACAGATTCTTTGCAGAAAAATTTCGGAGCGAACAAAAGCCCTATTATCTCACTTCAATAATTAGTTGGGAATATTTATACGGTCAAATGTGGAGAGATTTTATTGTATACCCTAGTTATTTATCAAATGAAAGATTTTGCAATATGGCTTTCCATCCAAACTCCGTTAATCAAAATTTGAAATTTGATAAATTAATCAAATTGAAGGTAATGGGACATAATTCGGATGGACCAATTTTTAAGATAGGAAGCAAAGTAGGATATATTGAAAACACTAAAATGTTATGGCGAGAAAAAACAGGACAAGAAATTAACCTTTTTAAAAAAATTAAATAA
- a CDS encoding OmpH family outer membrane protein has product MKNVKRIAVALVLFVAATGFVNAQSKVAHINVQQLLSEMPEMKAAQAELKKLQETYRADIQSSMTELQNKYTQYQNEATSKTREENEQRAVELQGFEKNIQEAEQAAMQEMQKKQQELFAPISEKAKAAIEKVAAAKGYDYVIDASPGLSLIVAKGPDLLQEVKQELGF; this is encoded by the coding sequence ATGAAAAATGTAAAAAGGATTGCTGTAGCCCTAGTATTGTTTGTTGCGGCTACGGGTTTTGTAAATGCACAGAGCAAGGTTGCACACATTAATGTACAGCAACTATTGTCTGAAATGCCGGAGATGAAGGCTGCACAAGCTGAATTGAAGAAATTACAAGAAACCTACAGAGCAGACATTCAAAGCTCCATGACAGAGCTTCAAAACAAGTATACCCAATACCAGAACGAAGCCACTTCCAAAACAAGGGAAGAAAACGAACAAAGAGCGGTAGAGCTTCAAGGGTTCGAGAAAAACATTCAAGAAGCTGAGCAGGCGGCCATGCAAGAAATGCAGAAAAAACAACAAGAATTGTTTGCTCCAATTTCTGAAAAAGCAAAAGCAGCTATCGAAAAAGTAGCAGCGGCCAAAGGCTATGATTACGTAATCGATGCCAGCCCAGGTTTGAGCTTGATCGTGGCCAAAGGCCCGGACCTTTTGCAAGAAGTAAAACAAGAATTGGGTTTCTAA
- a CDS encoding bifunctional nuclease family protein: MSLVRLKIKGISYSQTQNGAYALILNEEEGDRKLPIVIGAFEAQSIAIALEKEIKPPRPLTHDLFKNFADRFQIVVKQVIIHKLVDGVFYSSIICERDNNEEIIDARTSDAIALALRFNAPIFTYKTILDKAGIFLKFSSKEKEEGEDDSIMVDEILQEGEAVEIESGSDTHGYREMSLQELHKELDKAVANEDYEKAAKLRDEISKRK, encoded by the coding sequence ATGAGTTTAGTAAGGTTAAAAATAAAGGGGATTTCATACAGCCAAACACAAAATGGCGCGTATGCCCTTATTTTAAATGAAGAGGAGGGAGATAGAAAACTTCCCATTGTTATAGGCGCATTTGAGGCACAGTCCATTGCCATTGCATTGGAAAAAGAGATAAAACCGCCCAGACCCTTGACCCACGATTTGTTCAAGAACTTTGCGGACAGGTTTCAGATTGTGGTCAAGCAGGTGATTATCCACAAATTAGTGGATGGCGTATTTTATTCCAGCATTATTTGTGAGCGCGATAACAATGAGGAAATTATTGATGCTCGAACCAGTGATGCCATTGCGCTTGCACTCAGGTTCAACGCTCCTATTTTTACTTACAAAACCATTTTGGACAAAGCTGGAATCTTCCTAAAATTCTCTTCCAAAGAAAAAGAAGAGGGTGAAGATGACAGCATCATGGTCGATGAAATCCTTCAAGAAGGAGAGGCTGTAGAAATAGAATCCGGTTCTGATACACATGGGTACCGAGAAATGTCCTTACAAGAACTCCATAAAGAACTGGATAAGGCAGTAGCCAACGAAGACTATGAAAAGGCTGCCAAATTGAGGGACGAAATTTCCAAGCGCAAATAA